Part of the Paenibacillus aurantius genome, ACAACGTATTACACGCCCGAGCCGCCCGGACCGGACAACGTCATCGTGAAGGAATTCGAAAAGCGGACGAATACGGATCTGGACATTACCTGGGTCTCCTCCAACAACTACCGGGATAAATTAAGCGTAACGCTCGCTTCCGGAGATATTCCGGATCTGGTGCTGCTCGATGATCCGTTCAACGCGCAGGTTCGCACCATGGTTGCGCAAGGCGCGTTTTGGGACATTACGGATGTCAGGAAAGACTACCCGAATCTGATGAAGTTTCCGGATGCGACTTGGAACAACCAGAAGCAGCGGGACGGTAAAAATTACGGGGTGCCCCGGGTCCGTCCGGTGGAAGGTGGAAGCGGATTCATCATCCGGGAGGACTGGCTGAAGAAGCTGAACCTGCCGGTTCCGCAAACGACAGAAGACTTGTATACCGCTTTGAAGGCGTTTAAAGAGAAAAACCCGGACGGACTGAAGCCGACGGAGGTCGTGCCGTTCGCCGGAGCGACGGCAAGCGATCACTTGAACAACTTCATCCATCTGCAGAACGTATTCACCGGCACCCACTGGCATTGGAAGGCCATCAACAACGAGCTCGTTCGCGTCGATCTGCTGCCGGAAGTGCGCGAGTTCATTGTATATATGAAACGCTTGTATGACGAAAAGCTGATCCCGAGCGACTTCGCCGTCTTGAAGGGCTCCCAAGTCAGCGACATGGTGAAGGGCGGCAAAGCCGGCGTCTATGAAAATATTGTGGAAAACTCCTGGGAACCCACGGAAATCTTAAGAAAGACGAACCCGGATGCGACCTTCCTGCCGCTCGTCAGTCTCAACGGATTCGCAAGCAAGGATAACGGTTCCTTCGGCATGTTCGCGATTCCGAAGAAGGTATCGGAGGAGAAGATGAAGAAGCTGATCGCGCTCCTGGATTACGGTGCTTCCGAAGAAGGCAGCGACTTGGCGAACTACGGCTTCGAGGGCGTTCACCATACGGTCGAGAATGGCATCAAGGTATCGACCGAACAAGCCAAGAAAGACATCGTCGCGCAGCAGGCGCTCGGGCAAATCTTCTTGAAATACGACAAGTACTTGCGCGCATGGAGAGCGGGCATCCCGAACGATCTGTACGAGCGCAACAAGAAAATCATCGACATGCGGGAAAAAATCAGCGTGCCGGATCCGTCGACGGGCCTCTATTCGGAGACGAACCTGAAGAAGGGCGGGGAGCTGGACAAGAAGATTTTCGATTTGAAAGTGAAGGTTATTATGGGCGTTAAGTCGCTGGAAGATTGGGATCAATTCGTGAAGGAATTGAAAGCGAACCCGGATTTGATTAAGATTACGGAAGAATTAAACGAAGCCTACAAAGCAAGAAACAGTAAAGCCAAGGGATGACTGCTTCGAACCTCCGGCCCCGAACGGGCGCCGGGGGTTCCTCTTGCTTTTCCGGGCAGGGAGTTTCGAGAAAGGGGGCAAAGCCGTGCGCGTATGGCGCTGGTTGAGAGGCAAGGGGAGACAAGGTTCTTATTTTCGAAAAAGCTTGGTCCTCATTCTGTGTATTGCAAGCATACCCACCGCATTGATCGGGGCGGGGTCGTACCTGCTGGCGACGAAGCAAATCGAGAAGGAAATGCACCGATCGAATCAAGCACGTCTGGCCAAGGCGATGGAGCGCATCGACGAGGATTTGTCCCAGCTGGAGCTGGCCGCCGCGCAATGGTCGCTCGATCCCCTCTTCAACGAAACGATCCGGGACACGAATTTCCGGCAGGATTTCCAGAAGACGCAAACCTTGTACAGCGCGCTTTCTTTAATGAAAAACCCGTACCCGTATTTGAGCGAAATCCAGTTGTATATTGACCAATCCCAACCAGTCGTCATTATGGAGGATAAGGGGATTATCCCCGTTAGCGGGGAAGCCGGGGAAAGGTACCGTTCGATGATGGAAGCCGTCGAGGGCGCCTTTTGGGTGGAGCGCATGCCGCTTCCGATGGAGAAGCGCCAGGAGATCGCATTTGTTCAGCGGCTGGGATACGGGCAGAACGCTTACGGGCTTTTATTCTTATATTTGGACGTCGACCGCGTCGCGCGGGCGGTGAATGAATTTTTTAACGGAACGAACGGAGCCTCCTTCCTGTTAGGGGAAAAGGGAGAGTTCCTCGTATACGGCGGAGCGGCGTCCGGGGCGCCGCCGACGGCATTCGAAGAAGGGCTGCAAGCGGCAGTCGCGGACCGGGGGAGGGCAGCCGACGTCTTTACGTACCATTGGGGCGGGGAGACGTACTCGGTGTCCTACGGGGCGTTTAAAGGACTGGGCACAACGTGGACCTACGTGGCCGCGATTTCCTTGTCGCAGCTGACGGAGCCGGTGCTTGCCATGTCGCGCCTTAGCTTGGGCATCAGTGCACTGGGGCTCTTCGTCGCGATGCTGCTCGCCTGGATCGGGTCCCAGCGCCTGTACCGGCCGATCCGCCAGCTCGTCGGCAGGTTGCAGGATCATCGCCAGCCGGCGAACGTGCCGGGCGACGAGATGGCGTTCATCGAGATGCAATGGGATCGCATGACAAGCCAAAGCAAGGTGCTGCAGGAGGAATTGGCGAAGTCACAGCCGCTGCTCCGGTACGGCTTTCTCCTTCAATTCGTTCAGGGTCATTACCAATCGATGAAGGAAGAGGAAATCCGCGACCGGCTGGAAG contains:
- a CDS encoding AraC family transcriptional regulator gives rise to the protein MRVWRWLRGKGRQGSYFRKSLVLILCIASIPTALIGAGSYLLATKQIEKEMHRSNQARLAKAMERIDEDLSQLELAAAQWSLDPLFNETIRDTNFRQDFQKTQTLYSALSLMKNPYPYLSEIQLYIDQSQPVVIMEDKGIIPVSGEAGERYRSMMEAVEGAFWVERMPLPMEKRQEIAFVQRLGYGQNAYGLLFLYLDVDRVARAVNEFFNGTNGASFLLGEKGEFLVYGGAASGAPPTAFEEGLQAAVADRGRAADVFTYHWGGETYSVSYGAFKGLGTTWTYVAAISLSQLTEPVLAMSRLSLGISALGLFVAMLLAWIGSQRLYRPIRQLVGRLQDHRQPANVPGDEMAFIEMQWDRMTSQSKVLQEELAKSQPLLRYGFLLQFVQGHYQSMKEEEIRDRLEAFGLGTDHRGFVLMHVQLYDLRNPENRFTEGDDPLVTFAATNILEELLQGREGESAVLNMQDKSIRVLLTYDLEGSREKVKTELFRIAEQWIDVLGKLLKMQVIVAVSQPTLQAKDIPPLFAELRQVVRYRDLQREGQIIDMEDVVPEKKERSDYPFELEAAILEAVKLGIREEAATRTAEFVEALVHRSGKEYAVQQGIVQLFGGIQHVIMEAGVPSQGAYDGVDKLEQLLQLKEPAKMVEFLEKAILTPYMDELEKDQLRHRKQLVDRATDYLQSNFTNEVSLETCAEQLGVSKFTLSRAFKQTVGINFIDYVTRLRVEKSKEMLRGTDWKVSDIAERIGYQPSHFIRLFKKFEGMTPGQYRDNVPMLRPEEPGGE
- a CDS encoding extracellular solute-binding protein translates to MSKERNKGLSLLGLATAFVLVASACSNGKAGGSDTGTAGTGGAKQEAPLKVSIMTTYYTPEPPGPDNVIVKEFEKRTNTDLDITWVSSNNYRDKLSVTLASGDIPDLVLLDDPFNAQVRTMVAQGAFWDITDVRKDYPNLMKFPDATWNNQKQRDGKNYGVPRVRPVEGGSGFIIREDWLKKLNLPVPQTTEDLYTALKAFKEKNPDGLKPTEVVPFAGATASDHLNNFIHLQNVFTGTHWHWKAINNELVRVDLLPEVREFIVYMKRLYDEKLIPSDFAVLKGSQVSDMVKGGKAGVYENIVENSWEPTEILRKTNPDATFLPLVSLNGFASKDNGSFGMFAIPKKVSEEKMKKLIALLDYGASEEGSDLANYGFEGVHHTVENGIKVSTEQAKKDIVAQQALGQIFLKYDKYLRAWRAGIPNDLYERNKKIIDMREKISVPDPSTGLYSETNLKKGGELDKKIFDLKVKVIMGVKSLEDWDQFVKELKANPDLIKITEELNEAYKARNSKAKG